From the genome of Halobacterium sp. R2-5:
CCGCGGCGTTCCTCGCGGCCTACGTCGCCGTCGAGACCGGCGCCTACCGGCGCAGCGAGCGCCTCTACGTGGCGCTGCTGAACGCGAGCCGGCCGGCGTCCGAGACGCTGCTGACCTCCACGGAGGAATACAATGAGTACTGACCACGCAGTCGAGGAGAGCATCGACGCGGCGGCCGACGCGGTCGGCGCGGCCTGGCCGCTGCACTCGTTCGTGACCGCGAACCCGCTGGCCGGCTTCGAGGACCGGCCGTTCCACGAGGCCGTCGCGGACGCCGAGCGAGCGGTCGGCGGCGACGGCTATCCGAGCGCGGACGTGTTCCGCCGCGCGTGGGAGGACGGCCGCATCGACTCCGACGAGCTGCGGAGCCGGCTGCGCGAGCACGGCTACGCTGCCGACCCGGCGGTGACCCTCGACCAGATGGCCGACGCGGAGTCGACCGAGGCCGACGGCGAGGAGACGACGGTCACCGACCGCGTCGATGCCATCGTCTCGAAGTGGCTCGCCGCGTTCCTCGACGAGGGGCGGGCGAAGTGGCCGATGCCGAACCGCGAGAAGGGGTTCTACCGGGCGTTCCAGTCTATCGCTCCCCACGACGGCGACGTGCCGGCCGGTGACGAGATTGCGACGCTCCCGGACGAGCCCGTCGACGCGCTCCGCGAGCTCCTCTCCGAGCGCCCTGTCGGCGAGTGGCGGGACGTCTTCGAGTTCCACCTCACCGCGCTCCCGGGCTGGACGGGCCTCGTGAAGCACCGGGCCGAGGCCGACGACATCTGGCAGTCGACGTACCCCGTCACGCTTGCGGGCTACCTGGCGGTCCGGCTGGCGGTCGCGGACGCCCTCGACGCGCCCGTCGCGCCCGACGGCGAGGAGAACGACGCCGGAGACGGCGTTCCGCTGGCCGAGGTCTGGCTGTCCGCGTGGGAGGCGTCCTACCGGTCGGCGCTGGTCGACGAGCTCACGGCCGCGAGCGCGTCACTTGCCGACGCGGACGAGGACGACGGGCGGCCGGACGCCCAGCTCGTCTTCTGCATCGACACGCGCTCGGAAGTCCTCCGCCGGCACGTCGAGGCCGCCGGCGACTACGAGACCCACGGGTACGCCGGGTTCTTCGGCGTCCCGATGCGCTACACGGGCTACGGCGACGACCGGCCGGTGGACGCGTGTCCGCCGATCGTCGGCGCCGCCCACCGCGTCACGGACCGCCCGACTGCAGCGGCGGCCGACGAGCGCGACCGCCACGACCGCTGGCGCGACGTCCTCGGCGCCGGGACGTCGGTCGTGAAGGCGCTGAAGTCCAACGCCGCGACGGCGTTCAGCTTCGTCGAGGGCACGGGCGTCGGGTACGGCGCGGCGCTGGCCGCCCGGACGCTGCTCCCGGCGCGCGTCCACGACGCCCTCGACGCCGCCGACGACCGCGTGCCCGACGACCACGAGTTCTGCGAGCCCGCGCTCGACCACGGGCCGGGCGCCGACGGCGACCTCCCGGCGGGGCTCACGCTCGAGGAGCAGGTCGAGTACGCCGCGAACGCCTTCGAGCTGATGGGCGTCGAGCAGTTCGCGCGCGTCGTCGTCTTCGCCGGGCACGCCAGCGAGACCGCGAACAACCCCTTCGACGCGAGCCTCGACTGCGGCGCCTGCGCTGGCAACCCCGGCGGTCCGAACGCCCGCGTGCTCGCCGCCATCTGTAACGACGACGCGGTGCAGGCGGAACTCCGCGAGCGCGGCATCGACGTTCCGGAGGACACCGTCTTCCTCGCGGGCGAGCACAACACGACGACCGACGAAGTAGAACTGTACGGGGACGTCCCCGAATCCCACGAGGCCGACGTCGAGCAGTTGCGCGCCGACCTCGAAGTCGCGCGCGCCGGCGCCGCCGCGGAGCGGGCCGGGGACATGGGCGCCGACGTGGACGCCGACGCGGCCGTCCGGGAGACCGAGCGCCGCGCGGCCGACTGGGCGGAGACCCGCCCCGAGTGGGGGCTTGCGGGCAACGCCGGGTTCGTAATCGGGCCGCGCGCGCTCACCGACGACCTCGACCTCGACGCGCGGGCGTTCCTCCACTCCTACGACTGGACGACCGACCCGGACGGCGACGCGATCGAAGCCGTCCTGACCGGGCCGATGGTCGTCACGCAGTGGATCAACGCCCAGTACTACTTCGCGACCGTGGACAACGCGGTCTACGGGAGCGGGTCGAAGGTGACGCACAACCCCGTCGGGAACGTCGGCGTCTACCAGGGGAACGGCGGCGACCTGATGACCGGCCTCCCGCTGCAGTCGCTGACGAGCGCGGACGACCGCCCGTACCACAAGCCGCTCCGGCTCTCGACGGTCGTCCATGCGCCCGTCGACCGGGTCGCCGGCGTCCTCGCCGACCACGACGAACTGACCGAACTGCTGGACAACGACTGGCTGTCGCTGACGGTCGTCGACCCCCAGCAGGACCACCGCGCGTTCCACTACGAGCGCGGCGGCGAGTGGACGGTGATCGCGAACCCGGACGACGAGCTCGCCGCGTCGGCAGTCGCGCCCTCGGTCGCGGACGACTGAGGCGGGAGACGTGACTTCTCAGAGGTACCGCGACATCCGGTGGGCGGCGCCCATCGGGTTCACCGTCGAGAAGCCGGCGCGCTGGTAGAGCCGCTGGGCGTCGCGCTTCCACGCCTCGACGGAGAGCCAGACGTACTCGACGCCCTCGCTGCGGGCGTGGTCGAGGCCGACCGCGAGGAGGTTGGTGCCGATGCCCGCGCGCTGGTACTCCTGGTGGACGAAGATGGCGAGTTCGTGGCGGTCGGTGTCGTCCGGGACGAACATCACGTGCCCGACGACGTCGCCGTCGGCGCGCGCGACCACGTTCGGACCGTCGAGGACGTTCTCGAGCCAGTTCCGGATAGCGTCCTCGGCGAGCGGCGGCGTCCCTTGCGCGCGCTGGGCGGGGTCGAAGTCGTCGTACATCGCGACCAGTCCCTCGAAGTCCCGGTCCTCGTACGGACGGACGTGGACCTCGCGACCCTCGCCGTCCGTGAACGTCAGCGGCGGCGGGGTGAGCGCGATCTGCTGCGGGCGGAACCGGGAGACGAGCCGCCGCGCGAACCCCTTGACGCGCGGCAGCACTCCGCGGGGCGACGACATCGAGCGTGGTATTCACACCCGTCCCACTAATAGGTGGCTGCGAGGGGTAACGAGGAATATTAGTCGTACGACTCCGCGAGCGCGTCGAGGGCCTCGTGGCGTTCGGTGGTATGCGGCGCGGTGAGCGGGGAGACAGAGATGTGGCCGTCGACGACCGCGCGCCGGTCCGTCCCGGTCGGATCCGGGATGTCGCCCTCGTCCATCCGGTCCCACATCCGGTCGTGGAGTGTGACCGTGTCGCCGTTCCGCTCGGCGGTCATGTCGTAGCCGTGCGACGGCCGCGTGACGACCATCTCGCCCGAGGCTTCGGCGTCGGGGTGGGGCGCGTTCACGTTCAGGTAGTCCGCGTGCTCGAAGACGCCCTGGCCGACGGCGTGCTCGACGAGGTAGGCGGTGGCGTCGACGGCCGCCTCGTAGTCCGCGGGCTCCGTGGGGCTCCCGAACGCCTCCGAGGTGAGGAACAGCGACGTCGCGATGGCGGGCACGCCGAAGAACGCCGCCTCGACGGCCGCGCTGACGGTGCCCGAGCGCCCGAGCACGTACATCCCGAGATTCGCGCCCTCGTTCACGCCGGAGACGACGACGTCCGGGTACGGTCCGAGCGCCTCCAGGCCCGCCACCACGCAGTCCGACGGCGTGCCGTCGACGGCGTACCCGAGTTCGTGCTCCTCGACGCCGACCTCCCTGGACATCGCGCGCCCGGTCGCGCTCTTGTCGCTCGCGGGCGCGACCACCGTCACGTTCCCGACTTCCTCGAGGCCCTCGGCGAGCGCGCGAATCCCGGGCGCATCGATACCGTCGTCGTTCGTCACGATGATCTCGGGTTCGTCGCTCACCGCCGACCGACCTCCGGCGCTGTCATTGAGCGAATCGTCGTCGCGGCCCGGAAAAAGCGTGTCGCCGTCAGAACACGAGGCGCTCGACGAGCCGGCGGACGAACCCGGGCTGGCGGGTCTCGTGAGGGTAGACGGTCAGCTCCGTGCAGTCGACGGCAGTCGGCGTGTGCGACCCGCGGCCACCTCTGATGCGGCTGTGGGCGCCCGTCCGAACCACGAGGTCGGGGTCCAGGTCCTCTCCGCCGTCGGTCTGGATCGGTCGGCTGCGCACGGGCGCGGACAGCAGGCCCGCGAGCTCGTCCTGGTAGGCCTGAATCGTCTCCCGGCGCGTCTCCGGCGGGTCGTCCGCGAGCGGGAACAGCAGCGTGACGTAGCCGTCGGTCTCCCCCGCGACCGTGTCGGCGAGCGCGACCGTCGACGGGTCGAACGGCCCGCCGTCGCTCTCCAGGACGACGTGCTGGGGGTCGTCGTAGCCGCGGTTCTCCACGAGCAGCACGTCGCAGTGGGCGTGCCGGACTACCCAGTCGATGGGGTCGCCGAGGACGCGCGAGCGCAGGCGGAGGCGCTCGTGCTCGGCGACGATGGCGTCGACGTCGCGGTGTTTCGAGAAGTTCACGATGGCGTGTTTCGTGTCGTGGCTGACGATCTCGCCGTACTCGACGTCGACGGCGAACTCCTCGGCGAGATCGCCGGTCTGCTCCTCGAAGCGGACGTCCGCGGGCGACTGCACCTCCGCGGCGTGGTCCAGGGGCGCCTGGTCGGGCACCTCGTCGAAGCGCACGGCGACGACGCGGCCGTCCCGGGGCCGCACGAGGTCGGCGGCCATCGACAGCAGCGCGCGCTCTCGCTCGCGGCTCGTGTCCCGGGTGAACGCCACCAGCACCTCGGGGCCGTCGCCGTCGGCGAACTCGACGTCGACGACGTCCTCGGTCTCGGTGAGCACGTCGCGACCGAGCCGGCGGCGGATGACGTCCGTGGCGGCG
Proteins encoded in this window:
- a CDS encoding DUF2309 domain-containing protein, producing the protein MSTDHAVEESIDAAADAVGAAWPLHSFVTANPLAGFEDRPFHEAVADAERAVGGDGYPSADVFRRAWEDGRIDSDELRSRLREHGYAADPAVTLDQMADAESTEADGEETTVTDRVDAIVSKWLAAFLDEGRAKWPMPNREKGFYRAFQSIAPHDGDVPAGDEIATLPDEPVDALRELLSERPVGEWRDVFEFHLTALPGWTGLVKHRAEADDIWQSTYPVTLAGYLAVRLAVADALDAPVAPDGEENDAGDGVPLAEVWLSAWEASYRSALVDELTAASASLADADEDDGRPDAQLVFCIDTRSEVLRRHVEAAGDYETHGYAGFFGVPMRYTGYGDDRPVDACPPIVGAAHRVTDRPTAAAADERDRHDRWRDVLGAGTSVVKALKSNAATAFSFVEGTGVGYGAALAARTLLPARVHDALDAADDRVPDDHEFCEPALDHGPGADGDLPAGLTLEEQVEYAANAFELMGVEQFARVVVFAGHASETANNPFDASLDCGACAGNPGGPNARVLAAICNDDAVQAELRERGIDVPEDTVFLAGEHNTTTDEVELYGDVPESHEADVEQLRADLEVARAGAAAERAGDMGADVDADAAVRETERRAADWAETRPEWGLAGNAGFVIGPRALTDDLDLDARAFLHSYDWTTDPDGDAIEAVLTGPMVVTQWINAQYYFATVDNAVYGSGSKVTHNPVGNVGVYQGNGGDLMTGLPLQSLTSADDRPYHKPLRLSTVVHAPVDRVAGVLADHDELTELLDNDWLSLTVVDPQQDHRAFHYERGGEWTVIANPDDELAASAVAPSVADD
- a CDS encoding GNAT family N-acetyltransferase, whose product is MSSPRGVLPRVKGFARRLVSRFRPQQIALTPPPLTFTDGEGREVHVRPYEDRDFEGLVAMYDDFDPAQRAQGTPPLAEDAIRNWLENVLDGPNVVARADGDVVGHVMFVPDDTDRHELAIFVHQEYQRAGIGTNLLAVGLDHARSEGVEYVWLSVEAWKRDAQRLYQRAGFSTVNPMGAAHRMSRYL
- the surE gene encoding 5'/3'-nucleotidase SurE; this encodes MSDEPEIIVTNDDGIDAPGIRALAEGLEEVGNVTVVAPASDKSATGRAMSREVGVEEHELGYAVDGTPSDCVVAGLEALGPYPDVVVSGVNEGANLGMYVLGRSGTVSAAVEAAFFGVPAIATSLFLTSEAFGSPTEPADYEAAVDATAYLVEHAVGQGVFEHADYLNVNAPHPDAEASGEMVVTRPSHGYDMTAERNGDTVTLHDRMWDRMDEGDIPDPTGTDRRAVVDGHISVSPLTAPHTTERHEALDALAESYD